One part of the Cinclus cinclus chromosome 20, bCinCin1.1, whole genome shotgun sequence genome encodes these proteins:
- the OTOP2 gene encoding proton channel OTOP2, with product MTEEPGRKDGELGHPHCSMGCGHKDDKASLASSQIASFSHQPPSTPASKEVWKKGGRMFSILLAVHLALLACTLVSSGAFEKIAVHDYDVFFLLTVMMLIVIIWIIFYLAGTSRCPGAILGKDSHAGPIWLRGGLILFAIFSLVMDVFKIGYYSSFYSCLSAIKIIYPIVQAIFVIVQTYFLWVSAKDCIHVHLNVTRCGLMLTLTTNLAVWMSAVTDESVHKAHSKLKKNMTEEIFRWLLKVGMRSSSVEECNCNSQICQIFKNGYFWLYPFNIEYSLFASAMVYVMWKNVGRFIDHHSHHIQRLKFRLFRRTFFVGIMLGLIILVSGLGVLILYEVQVNSSTESSKKNQALTMYYIFNIVCLSLMSLVCIGGSIIYRFDKRDMDRHKNPTRTLDVALLMGAALGQYAISYYSIVAIVASTPRDAISALNLTYALLMIAQHTFQNVFIIEGLHRQPPKEDCKHEPHQKDLYGLTFVNINAVSLRVPDTRCTLATGTASGTEAMHASDLVRSLTAPKKMNWRRKFLREISMFLLLSNIILWIMPAFGARPQFDNDTELNFYGDSMWPAIVDICLPFGIFYRMHAVASLLEVYIMS from the exons ATGACCGAGGAGCCTGGGCGGAAAGACGGCGAGCTCGGACACCCCCACTGCAGCATGGGCTGCGGACACAAGGACGACAAAGCCAGCCTGGCTTCGAGCCAGATAGCATCCTTCAGCCACCAGCCCCCCTCCACTCCTGCCTCCAAGGAAGTGTGGAAAAAGGGCGGCCGCATGTTCTCCATCCTGCTGGCCGTGCACTTGGCCCTGCTGGCCTGCACGCTGGTGAGCAGCGGGGCTTTCGAGAAGATCGCCGTGCACGACTACGATGTCTTCTTCCTGCTGACAGTCATGATGCTGATTGTCATCATCTGGATCATCTTCTACCTCGCCGGCACCTCCCGGTGCCCGGGTGCCATCCTTGGCAAGGACTCCCATGCCGGGCCCATCTGGCTGAGAG GAGGCCTGATCCTATTTGCCATTTTCAGCCTTGTCATGGATGTGTTCAAAATAGGCTATTACTCAAGCTTCTACAGCTGCCTGTCTGCAATCAAAATCATCTACCCCATTGTGCAGGCAATATTTGTGATTGTCCAG ACATATTTCCTGTGGGTCTCTGCCAAAGACTGCATCCATGTGCACCTGAACGTTACCAG GTGTGGCTTGATGCTAACGCTGACTACAAACCTGGCAGTGTGGATGTCAGCAGTGACAGATGAGTCTGTCCACAAGGCACAttcaaagctgaagaaaaacatgACAGAGGAAATCTTCAGGTGGCTCCTGAAAG TGGGAATGAGAAGCAGCTCAGTTGAAGAATGCAATTGCAACAGCCAAATCTGCCAGATCTTCAAAAATGGTTACTTTTGGCTGTATCCCTTTAACATTGAGTACAGTCTCTTTGCCTCTGCCATGGTCTATGTCATGTGGAAGAACGTTGGACGCTTCATAGACCACCATTCCCACCACATTCAGCGCCTGAAGTTCAGGCTCTTCCGAAGGACCTTCTTTGTAGGCATCATGTTGGGCCTTATCATCCTCGTGAGTGGTTTGGGAGTCCTCATCCTGTATGAGGTGCAGGTAAATTCCAGCACTGAATCCAGCAAGAAGAACCAAGCACTCACCATGTACTACATTTTCAACATTGTTTGTCTGAGCCTAATGTCTCTTGTCTGCATCGGTGGCTCCATCATCTACCGGTTTGACAAGAGGGACATGGACAGGCACAAGAACCCCACCAGGACCCTGGACGTGGCCCTGCTGATGGGGGCAGCCTTGGGGCAATATGCCATTTCCTACTACTCCATTGTGGCCATCGTGGCCAGCACTCCAAGGGACGCTATCAGCGCGCTCAACCTCACCTACGCCCTCCTAATGATCGCCCAGCACACCTTCCAGAACGTCTTCATCATCGAGGGCCTCCACCGGCAGCCCCCCAAGGAGGACTGCAAGCACGAGCCTCACCAGAAGGACCTGTACGGGCTCACCTTTGTCAACATCAACGCAGTGTCCCTGCGGGTGCCCGACACCCGCTGCACCTTGGCCACTGGCACGGCTTCTGGCACGGAAGCCATGCACGCTTCTGACCTCGTGAGGTCCCTCACTGCCCCCAAGAAGATGAACTGGAGGAGGAAGTTCTTGAGGGAGATCTCCatgttcctgctgctgagcaATATCATA ctctggatcATGCCAGCCTTCGGTGCCCGGCCCCAGTTTGACAATGACACAGAACTGAACTTCTATGGCGATTCCATGTGGCCGGCCATCGTGGACATTTGCCTGCCCTTTGGGATCTTCTACCGAATGCACGCTGTGGCCAGTTTGCTGGAGGTCTACATCATGTCCTAA